A genome region from Chryseobacterium sp. G0186 includes the following:
- a CDS encoding MFS transporter, which translates to MSETENQQPKNIKNNPKIMKAWAVYDWANSVYSLVITSTIFPIYYSILTTAYEKKEYVAETKKWINVPVRHMIKIFGNEYQPDAVYGYSLTISFFIVVLLSPFLSSLADTIGNKKSFLQFFCYLGATSCMGLAMFTGMHNVFLGLLFSITASVGFWGSLVFYNSFLPDIATPDRQDALSARGYVYGYLGSVVLVVICLILIQVFAKGAAQQLLFTRISFLLTGAWWFGFSQYTFKHLPQFGDVKDKLPKDLVLLNYKNLFKKHEEQGGFFEVLKDNMGFYKDIAKESFHELFKVGGELFKDRNLKFFLSSFFFYSVGMQTIFLMATLFGKSEINLAQDKLIGTLLVIQIEAIIGAVIFSRLSKKIGNRNVISIAIFLWIVACLWAYFLNKENPTVEYQFYGVAAVVGLVMGGLQAMSRSTYSKLLPENSMENTTYFSFYDVLEKIAIIIGTFIFATLIEHFNNMRIAALSMTLFFGAGLILIRFLKVKMRENRETL; encoded by the coding sequence ATGTCTGAAACTGAGAATCAACAGCCTAAAAATATAAAGAATAATCCAAAGATTATGAAAGCCTGGGCTGTATATGACTGGGCAAACTCCGTTTATTCCTTGGTGATTACCTCTACCATTTTTCCTATTTATTACTCTATCCTTACCACAGCGTATGAGAAAAAGGAATATGTAGCCGAAACAAAAAAATGGATTAATGTTCCGGTAAGGCATATGATCAAGATCTTCGGAAACGAATATCAGCCGGATGCAGTATATGGGTATTCATTAACAATATCATTCTTTATCGTTGTATTATTGTCTCCCTTTTTATCTTCCCTGGCAGATACCATCGGAAATAAAAAATCATTCCTGCAGTTCTTCTGCTATCTCGGAGCAACATCATGTATGGGATTAGCGATGTTCACAGGAATGCACAATGTATTTCTGGGACTTCTGTTCAGCATCACAGCCAGTGTCGGATTCTGGGGAAGTTTGGTGTTTTATAATTCGTTCCTTCCTGATATTGCAACACCCGATAGGCAGGATGCACTTTCAGCAAGAGGATATGTTTACGGATATCTTGGTTCCGTAGTATTGGTGGTCATCTGTTTAATATTGATTCAGGTTTTTGCTAAAGGAGCGGCACAGCAGTTACTATTTACAAGAATCAGCTTCCTATTAACCGGAGCATGGTGGTTTGGATTTTCACAATATACCTTCAAGCATCTTCCACAGTTTGGAGATGTAAAGGATAAACTTCCGAAAGACCTTGTGCTCTTAAACTATAAAAATCTCTTTAAGAAACATGAAGAACAAGGAGGTTTCTTTGAAGTATTAAAAGACAACATGGGCTTCTATAAGGATATTGCAAAGGAGAGCTTTCATGAACTGTTTAAAGTAGGAGGAGAGTTATTCAAAGACAGAAACCTAAAATTCTTCTTATCGAGTTTCTTCTTTTACAGTGTAGGAATGCAGACCATTTTCCTTATGGCAACATTATTCGGAAAGAGCGAAATAAACCTTGCCCAGGATAAGCTTATCGGAACCCTTTTGGTCATTCAGATTGAAGCAATCATTGGTGCTGTTATTTTCTCAAGATTATCCAAAAAAATAGGAAACAGAAACGTAATTTCAATCGCAATTTTCCTATGGATTGTTGCCTGCTTATGGGCTTATTTCCTAAATAAGGAAAACCCTACCGTAGAATATCAATTCTATGGAGTAGCTGCGGTGGTAGGATTGGTAATGGGAGGACTTCAGGCGATGTCCAGATCTACCTATTCAAAGTTGCTTCCGGAAAATTCCATGGAAAATACTACCTATTTCAGCTTCTATGATGTATTGGAAAAAATTGCCATCATTATCGGTACATTTATCTTTGCTACCCTTATTGAACACTTCAATAACATGCGTATTGCAGCCTTATCTATGACGTTGTTTTTTGGAGCAGGATTAATATTAATCCGATTTCTGAAAGTAAAAATGAGAGAAAACAGAGAGACATTATAA
- a CDS encoding acetyl-CoA C-acyltransferase — protein MKEVFIVSAVRTPMGSFMGSLSTVPATKLGAAAVKGALDKISLDPANVQEIYMGNVLQAGEGQAPARQVALGAGLSINTPSTTVNKVCASGMKAVTMAAQAIKAGDAEVIVAGGMENMSLVPHYYNARVATKLGDIKMQDGMVLDGLTDVYNKVHMGVCAEKCAVDYSITREDQDNFAIESYKRAAKAWSEGKFGEEIVPVSIPQRKGDPVIFAEDEEYKAVNFDRITTLPTVFKKEDGTVTAANASTLNDGASALILVSKEKMEELGLKPLAKIVSYADAAHEPENFTTAPAKALPIALKKAGLEISDIDFFEFNEAFSVVGLANNKILGLDAAKVNVNGGAVALGHPLGSSGSRIIVTLINVLKQNNAKYGAAAICNGGGGASAIVIENI, from the coding sequence ATGAAAGAAGTATTCATTGTTTCCGCAGTAAGAACACCTATGGGGAGTTTTATGGGAAGTTTGTCAACAGTTCCGGCTACAAAACTGGGAGCTGCTGCTGTAAAAGGAGCATTAGATAAAATTAGTTTAGATCCTGCGAATGTTCAGGAAATTTATATGGGGAATGTTTTGCAGGCAGGAGAAGGACAGGCACCCGCTCGTCAGGTTGCTTTAGGAGCAGGCCTTTCAATCAATACACCATCTACTACTGTTAATAAGGTTTGTGCTTCAGGAATGAAAGCAGTAACAATGGCTGCACAGGCAATCAAGGCTGGTGATGCAGAGGTAATTGTAGCTGGAGGTATGGAAAACATGTCTTTAGTTCCTCATTACTACAATGCAAGAGTTGCCACCAAGTTAGGTGATATCAAAATGCAGGATGGTATGGTGTTGGACGGTCTTACAGACGTTTACAACAAGGTACATATGGGCGTATGTGCTGAAAAATGTGCTGTTGACTACAGCATTACAAGAGAAGATCAGGATAATTTTGCAATAGAATCTTATAAAAGAGCTGCAAAAGCTTGGAGCGAAGGGAAGTTCGGAGAAGAAATTGTACCGGTTTCTATTCCTCAAAGAAAAGGTGATCCTGTAATCTTTGCTGAAGATGAAGAATATAAAGCAGTAAACTTTGACAGAATTACAACACTTCCTACAGTATTCAAAAAAGAAGATGGAACTGTAACTGCAGCAAATGCTTCTACATTAAATGACGGAGCATCTGCATTGATCCTTGTTTCCAAAGAAAAAATGGAAGAATTGGGACTTAAGCCATTGGCAAAGATTGTATCTTATGCTGATGCTGCACATGAGCCTGAAAACTTTACGACTGCTCCGGCTAAGGCATTGCCTATCGCACTTAAAAAAGCAGGATTGGAAATATCAGATATTGATTTCTTCGAGTTTAATGAAGCTTTCTCAGTGGTAGGATTAGCAAATAACAAGATCCTGGGATTAGACGCAGCAAAAGTAAACGTAAACGGAGGTGCTGTTGCACTAGGACACCCACTGGGAAGTTCTGGTTCAAGAATTATCGTTACACTAATCAATGTGTTGAAGCAAAATAATGCAAAATACGGTGCAGCAGCTATCTGCAACGGAGGTGGTGGAGCTTCTGCTATCGTAATTGAAAATATCTAA
- a CDS encoding electron transfer flavoprotein subunit beta/FixA family protein, protein MKILVCISSVPDTTSKINFTADKSAFDKNGIQWVINPLDEFALTKAVKLQESQGATVTVINVGDAATEPVIRKALAIGANDAVRVNLDPKDSYSTAKEIAAVAQNGGYDLILCGKESIDYNGGSVPGMVAQMLNQPFVNASVGLDVNGGEATAVREIEGGKETISVKLPAIIAGQKGLVDEKDLIIPNMRGIMSARTKPLQVVEPTSSEVKVQGVSYDSVPPRAAVKMVSPDNLDELVRLLHEEAKVI, encoded by the coding sequence ATGAAAATATTAGTTTGTATTAGTAGTGTTCCGGATACTACTTCCAAAATTAACTTTACAGCAGATAAGTCTGCCTTTGACAAAAATGGTATTCAGTGGGTAATCAACCCGCTAGATGAATTTGCGTTAACAAAAGCGGTTAAACTTCAGGAATCTCAGGGAGCAACTGTAACAGTAATCAATGTAGGAGATGCTGCTACAGAACCTGTAATCAGAAAAGCATTAGCAATTGGTGCCAATGATGCAGTAAGAGTAAACCTAGATCCAAAGGATAGCTATTCTACAGCAAAAGAAATTGCTGCTGTGGCGCAAAACGGAGGATATGATCTTATCCTTTGTGGTAAAGAATCTATTGACTATAACGGAGGTTCTGTTCCTGGAATGGTTGCTCAAATGCTAAACCAGCCTTTCGTAAATGCATCTGTAGGATTAGATGTAAACGGAGGTGAAGCTACTGCAGTAAGAGAAATCGAAGGCGGAAAAGAAACTATTTCTGTTAAATTACCGGCAATTATTGCAGGTCAGAAAGGATTGGTAGACGAAAAAGACCTTATCATTCCAAATATGAGAGGAATTATGTCTGCAAGAACAAAACCTTTACAGGTAGTAGAGCCTACTTCATCTGAAGTAAAGGTTCAGGGAGTATCTTATGATAGCGTTCCACCAAGAGCTGCTGTGAAAATGGTTTCTCCAGACAATTTAGATGAATTAGTAAGACTACTTCACGAAGAAGCTAAAGTGATCTAA
- a CDS encoding SDR family oxidoreductase, with amino-acid sequence MSENKTAYITGGTKGIGFGIAKILLESGISVAFSGRKKEDVLKAEEELKQYSENVLGIVSDVRSLESEAAAVQFITEKFGRLDYVIANAGLGIFKPVDELTPEEWNDMIETNLTGVFYTLKASVEELKKTEGYYITISSLAGANFFENGTGYNASKFGVVGFTQAAMIDLRKYNIKSTVIMPGSVATHFNGNIPSEKDSWKIQPEDMGNLILDILKMNSRVLPSKIEFRATKPGK; translated from the coding sequence ATGTCAGAGAATAAAACAGCGTATATCACAGGAGGAACAAAAGGAATAGGTTTTGGAATTGCTAAGATTCTGCTGGAGAGTGGGATCTCAGTGGCATTTTCGGGACGGAAAAAAGAAGATGTATTGAAAGCAGAAGAAGAGCTTAAACAATATTCGGAAAATGTGCTGGGAATTGTCTCTGATGTGAGAAGCCTCGAAAGTGAAGCTGCAGCAGTACAATTTATTACTGAAAAATTCGGAAGGCTGGATTACGTGATAGCCAATGCTGGATTGGGTATATTTAAGCCTGTAGACGAACTGACTCCGGAAGAATGGAATGATATGATCGAAACCAATCTTACCGGTGTTTTTTATACCTTGAAAGCTTCTGTAGAAGAATTGAAAAAAACAGAAGGATATTATATAACCATTTCAAGTCTAGCGGGAGCCAATTTCTTTGAAAACGGAACCGGATACAATGCCTCAAAATTTGGGGTAGTAGGATTCACTCAGGCAGCCATGATTGATTTAAGAAAATATAATATTAAATCTACAGTGATTATGCCTGGCTCCGTAGCCACCCATTTCAATGGAAATATCCCTTCGGAAAAGGACAGTTGGAAAATTCAACCAGAGGATATGGGAAATCTGATATTGGATATTTTAAAGATGAATTCAAGGGTTCTGCCTAGTAAAATAGAGTTTAGAGCAACAAAACCAGGGAAGTAA
- a CDS encoding nucleoside permease: MNLKLRLTILSFLQFFVWGAWLITMANFWFGTKHWEGTQFGAVFGTMGIASIFMPTITGIIADRWINAERIFSVLHILYGAMLFILPHSADPNSFFSVMLVAMCFYMPTIALANSISYTILKNNNMDVVKDFPPIRVWGTIGFIVAMWITNLSGNKATEGQFYIGGAVAIFLGIYALTLPKCPPQKLIDKDAPLIEQFGLNAFKLFGNYKMALFFLFSMLLGAALQLTNAYGDVFLSEFAHFPKYADSFVVQRSTIIMSISQVSETLFILAIPFFLKKFGIKKVMLMSMLAWVLRFGFFAYGVPDGFGLSLIILSCIVYGMAFDFFNISGSLFVETTTDKKIRSSAQGLFMMMTNGFGAVFGSYIAGWAIDKFFTHKFTTATDLSTYLETTPDNPTFLEILKNSFNAVVNSDGSLSSAVMVKDWQQIWLSFAIYSLVLAIFFAVLFKHKHKAEDVSSVKH; this comes from the coding sequence ATGAATTTAAAATTACGACTGACCATCCTCAGTTTTCTCCAGTTTTTTGTCTGGGGAGCATGGCTGATTACGATGGCAAATTTTTGGTTTGGTACAAAACATTGGGAGGGAACTCAGTTTGGAGCTGTTTTCGGAACAATGGGAATTGCTTCCATTTTTATGCCGACCATTACTGGGATTATTGCTGACCGTTGGATCAATGCCGAACGTATCTTTTCAGTATTACATATCCTTTATGGGGCTATGCTTTTCATATTACCACATTCTGCAGATCCGAATTCTTTCTTTTCAGTAATGCTGGTGGCGATGTGTTTTTATATGCCTACCATTGCCCTTGCCAATTCAATTTCCTACACCATCCTTAAGAATAATAATATGGATGTCGTAAAAGACTTTCCGCCGATTCGTGTATGGGGGACCATTGGTTTTATTGTTGCCATGTGGATTACAAATCTTAGTGGAAATAAGGCTACAGAAGGACAATTCTATATTGGAGGAGCAGTAGCTATATTTTTAGGTATTTATGCCCTTACGTTACCGAAATGTCCACCACAGAAGCTGATTGATAAAGATGCACCCCTTATTGAACAATTCGGGTTGAATGCATTTAAGCTTTTTGGAAACTATAAAATGGCGTTGTTCTTTTTATTTTCAATGCTTTTAGGAGCTGCCCTTCAGCTTACAAATGCTTACGGAGATGTATTTTTAAGTGAATTTGCTCACTTTCCAAAATATGCAGACTCATTCGTAGTACAGAGATCTACCATCATTATGTCGATCTCTCAGGTTTCAGAAACCTTATTTATTCTGGCAATTCCGTTCTTCCTAAAGAAATTTGGAATTAAAAAAGTAATGTTGATGTCTATGTTGGCATGGGTATTAAGATTTGGATTCTTTGCCTACGGTGTGCCGGATGGTTTCGGACTTTCGCTTATTATTCTTTCCTGTATCGTATACGGAATGGCTTTTGATTTCTTTAATATCTCAGGGTCACTTTTCGTAGAAACAACAACAGATAAGAAGATTCGTTCATCAGCACAAGGATTATTCATGATGATGACCAATGGTTTTGGAGCTGTTTTTGGAAGCTATATTGCAGGTTGGGCCATCGATAAATTCTTTACCCATAAGTTTACTACAGCTACAGATCTGTCTACTTATTTAGAGACAACTCCGGATAACCCTACGTTTCTGGAGATTCTGAAAAATAGTTTCAATGCAGTTGTAAATTCAGATGGTAGTCTTTCTTCCGCTGTTATGGTAAAAGACTGGCAGCAGATATGGTTGTCATTCGCAATCTATTCATTGGTTTTGGCTATATTTTTTGCTGTTTTGTTTAAACATAAACATAAAGCTGAAGATGTTTCTTCTGTAAAGCATTAA
- a CDS encoding electron transfer flavoprotein subunit alpha/FixB family protein gives MAVFVYAENINGVYKKAAFEAVSYAKAVADKAGDTVTAISVNPTDSSDLLYKYGASNVINIKDEGLKSFSAKAFAQAVNEVADGNIIVFPHTTDASSIAPMLAVMKNYSLITNVLEAPESLSPFQVKRRAFSGKGFMHAKAEGSGVIVTVSQNAFGVKENAVSGSEEVKNLSVANDDTKVISHEQSSGKLDLKEAEVVVSAGRGMKGPENWGMIEELANVLGAATACSKPVSDIGWRPHTEHVGQTGKAISPNLYIAVGISGAIQHLAGVNSSKTIVVINSDAEAPFFKSADYGVVGDAFQIIPALTEKIKAIKG, from the coding sequence ATGGCAGTATTCGTATACGCAGAAAATATAAATGGAGTTTACAAAAAAGCAGCTTTTGAAGCAGTTTCTTACGCTAAAGCAGTTGCAGATAAAGCAGGTGATACCGTTACCGCAATCTCTGTAAACCCAACCGATTCTTCAGATTTATTATACAAATATGGAGCATCAAATGTTATCAATATAAAGGACGAAGGTCTAAAAAGCTTCTCTGCTAAAGCATTTGCTCAGGCAGTAAATGAAGTAGCAGACGGTAATATCATCGTTTTCCCTCACACTACAGATGCTTCATCAATAGCTCCAATGTTGGCAGTAATGAAGAATTATTCTTTAATTACTAACGTTTTGGAAGCTCCGGAAAGCCTTTCTCCTTTCCAGGTTAAAAGAAGAGCATTCTCAGGAAAAGGATTCATGCATGCAAAAGCAGAAGGAAGCGGAGTAATTGTTACCGTTTCTCAAAATGCTTTCGGTGTTAAAGAAAATGCAGTATCAGGTTCTGAAGAAGTGAAAAACTTATCAGTAGCTAATGATGATACTAAAGTGATCTCTCACGAGCAAAGTTCAGGTAAACTAGACCTTAAAGAAGCAGAAGTTGTTGTTTCTGCTGGTAGAGGAATGAAAGGACCTGAAAATTGGGGAATGATTGAAGAACTAGCAAACGTTTTAGGAGCTGCTACAGCATGTTCTAAGCCTGTTTCTGACATCGGATGGAGACCTCACACTGAGCACGTAGGGCAAACAGGGAAAGCAATTTCTCCAAACCTTTACATTGCTGTAGGGATTTCAGGAGCAATTCAGCACCTGGCTGGAGTAAACTCTTCAAAAACTATCGTAGTAATCAATAGCGACGCTGAAGCACCATTCTTCAAGTCTGCAGATTATGGGGTAGTAGGAGATGCTTTCCAGATTATTCCTGCATTAACAGAGAAAATCAAAGCTATTAAAGGATAA
- a CDS encoding T9SS type A sorting domain-containing protein, whose amino-acid sequence MIRILYLSVFLGLYSLNAQTTIFNQTVTSNNGIVADALANGNFVASADDFTLANQSRITKIKVIGFQNAESLETIVATGVMLYIYADAAGSPAGIPNGAGTPIATMNIAKGAPGYSLVKTLSGYTFEIDVTAAISTPVVLSANTTYWVVFAAKTNQTSYGVNNGDNIFNWFSGQINGNAAKLVDPTDAFGAGATTWTSISLLTGDSTFDGLAFSIEGQNDILGTQEVFSNVKKMTISPNPTTDYLNINSVEKINKAEVFDMGGRKVDVNIVDNRVDVKSLSAGSYIINIETKAGKTTEKFIKK is encoded by the coding sequence ATTTGAGTGTTTTTCTAGGGTTATATTCTTTAAATGCACAAACGACAATTTTTAATCAAACAGTTACAAGTAACAATGGTATTGTTGCTGATGCGTTGGCTAATGGAAACTTTGTTGCCTCTGCAGACGACTTTACGCTTGCCAATCAAAGTAGAATAACAAAAATAAAAGTGATAGGCTTTCAAAATGCGGAAAGTCTAGAGACTATTGTTGCTACAGGGGTAATGCTCTATATTTATGCCGATGCTGCTGGGTCCCCTGCAGGAATTCCTAATGGTGCAGGAACACCCATTGCAACAATGAATATAGCCAAAGGAGCCCCTGGATATTCTTTGGTAAAAACTTTATCAGGATATACTTTTGAAATTGATGTAACAGCAGCAATAAGTACACCTGTTGTTTTATCTGCTAATACTACTTATTGGGTGGTGTTTGCTGCAAAAACAAATCAAACCTCTTATGGTGTCAATAATGGGGATAATATATTTAACTGGTTCTCAGGGCAAATCAATGGTAATGCTGCAAAACTTGTAGATCCTACGGATGCTTTTGGTGCGGGAGCTACAACTTGGACAAGTATATCACTGCTTACAGGTGATTCTACATTTGATGGTCTTGCATTTAGTATTGAAGGTCAGAATGACATATTAGGAACTCAAGAAGTATTTAGTAATGTGAAAAAAATGACCATTTCTCCAAATCCGACAACTGATTATTTAAATATCAATTCAGTAGAAAAAATTAACAAAGCTGAAGTCTTTGATATGGGAGGAAGAAAAGTTGATGTAAATATTGTTGATAATAGAGTTGATGTAAAAAGCCTGAGTGCAGGAAGCTATATCATCAATATTGAAACAAAAGCTGGTAAAACTACCGAGAAATTCATAAAAAAATAA
- a CDS encoding bifunctional nuclease family protein translates to MDYKQLIIRGISYSQTQSGAYALLLEHEETHIKLPVVIGNFEAQSISLGLEKDIHPPRPLTHDLFTKFIVSTNYVLVSVIIYQIVDGVFFSNINFKNKVTEEELILDARTSDAVAMAVRFDAPIFTTQQVLNEAGILLELEDVSKEEQTFSETVPTEDSLTSLSMEELQKLLEDAVKEEDYDTALEIQEEIKRRKKKID, encoded by the coding sequence ATGGATTATAAACAGCTAATTATTCGCGGAATATCGTACAGCCAGACCCAGTCGGGGGCGTACGCATTGTTACTGGAGCATGAAGAAACACACATAAAATTACCTGTTGTTATAGGAAATTTCGAAGCCCAGTCTATCTCTCTTGGACTGGAAAAAGATATCCATCCACCGCGTCCTCTTACTCATGACTTATTCACAAAATTTATAGTTTCTACCAATTATGTATTGGTTTCTGTTATCATTTATCAAATTGTAGATGGGGTTTTCTTTTCAAATATTAACTTTAAAAATAAGGTTACCGAAGAAGAATTAATCCTTGATGCAAGAACTTCTGATGCTGTTGCCATGGCCGTAAGGTTTGATGCTCCAATCTTTACCACACAACAGGTACTGAATGAGGCTGGAATTTTATTAGAATTGGAAGATGTTTCAAAAGAAGAACAAACCTTTTCAGAAACAGTACCTACTGAAGATAGCTTAACATCTCTTTCTATGGAAGAACTTCAAAAGTTATTGGAGGATGCCGTTAAAGAAGAAGACTATGATACTGCCCTTGAAATCCAGGAAGAAATCAAGAGGAGGAAAAAGAAAATTGATTAA